The following proteins are co-located in the Methanobacterium sp. genome:
- a CDS encoding V-type ATP synthase subunit I, whose translation MFKPARMKKLKILTLDAYSNSVVSALHEEEIVQIHDISERIQQDAEWKQILKPSKATAYTGKLSSLQMKTTGIVDFLKSAERKEGGILKSIIGFINPKVPEKREVEDLGSEALIEHAESILGEVEGQTKTIENKINVLDSEKNELNNALNIATKLQNIDIDFSDLEDTNYTSAIAGKMPSAQFEEFKKEAASITDQIVILEQDAEEDTKILIVVTLKEYGSKVSSLLRRFEFELYNTSGLSGKPAAIISSAESRINEIDNEKAQLMNELADIAGKWKDDLLVLKEQLDIEKNRNEIFSFFGETNKTLMLEAWVPVKKVDKAVEIIKESSEGYSIIEVTDPEEGDDIPIHLDNPRFAKPYEMFIHMYSPPGYKEIDPTIFLALMFPFFFGFCLTDAGYGIADALIGIVLILGLGKVNKMMRNMGIILVTGGIWAVILGTITNSFLGDIYGKFIIGNGAPFPGTIALVDAFKNPTSILIMAITTGIIYIIIGLIIGARNNIVAGKRKEALGEQISWLIIFLGIGLAAPAYLYGLGSILLYSGGALAVIGIIMYLYVNGPFGIMDLMGMVGNILSFARLLALGLATGGIAMTVNIFVQLVSGIPYIGIILAIGIFLVGHIGNGAFQTFGGIINALRLHYVEFFGQFYIGGSQKFRAFRTKRKITKLGGK comes from the coding sequence ATGTTTAAGCCAGCGAGAATGAAAAAGCTTAAAATACTCACTTTAGATGCCTATTCTAATTCTGTGGTAAGTGCTCTTCATGAAGAAGAGATAGTTCAAATACATGATATTTCCGAACGCATTCAACAGGATGCAGAATGGAAACAAATTTTAAAACCATCAAAGGCCACGGCCTACACGGGTAAACTATCTTCACTTCAAATGAAGACTACTGGAATTGTTGATTTTTTGAAATCCGCAGAACGAAAAGAAGGTGGCATTCTTAAGAGTATTATAGGCTTTATAAACCCAAAAGTACCCGAGAAAAGAGAAGTCGAAGACTTAGGCTCTGAAGCTCTAATTGAGCATGCAGAATCTATTCTAGGGGAAGTAGAAGGGCAAACAAAAACAATTGAAAATAAAATAAATGTTCTTGATTCAGAAAAAAATGAGCTTAACAACGCTCTTAACATTGCAACTAAACTTCAAAATATTGATATTGATTTCAGTGATTTAGAAGATACAAATTATACTTCTGCAATAGCTGGAAAAATGCCAAGTGCTCAATTTGAAGAATTCAAAAAAGAAGCAGCTTCCATAACAGACCAGATCGTGATTTTAGAGCAAGATGCCGAAGAAGATACAAAGATCTTAATCGTCGTTACTTTAAAAGAATATGGTAGTAAAGTTTCATCTCTTCTAAGGAGATTCGAATTTGAGTTGTATAATACTTCCGGACTTTCCGGAAAACCGGCTGCCATAATTTCAAGTGCAGAATCTAGAATCAATGAAATTGATAATGAAAAAGCACAATTAATGAATGAACTTGCAGATATTGCGGGAAAATGGAAAGATGATCTTCTAGTATTAAAAGAGCAGCTCGATATTGAAAAAAATAGAAATGAGATATTTTCTTTCTTTGGAGAAACAAATAAAACTTTAATGTTAGAAGCATGGGTTCCAGTTAAAAAGGTAGATAAAGCTGTTGAAATTATTAAGGAATCCAGTGAAGGTTATTCCATCATTGAAGTAACCGATCCTGAAGAAGGAGATGACATTCCAATTCATCTGGATAACCCTCGTTTTGCCAAACCATACGAAATGTTCATACATATGTACTCACCGCCAGGTTATAAGGAAATAGACCCCACAATATTTCTTGCATTGATGTTCCCATTTTTCTTTGGGTTCTGTCTTACAGATGCAGGTTACGGTATTGCCGATGCCCTAATTGGTATAGTTCTAATTCTCGGACTTGGAAAAGTAAATAAAATGATGCGTAACATGGGTATTATCCTTGTTACAGGTGGTATATGGGCCGTTATACTTGGTACAATTACAAATAGTTTCCTTGGAGATATATATGGTAAATTCATCATAGGAAATGGTGCACCTTTCCCTGGAACTATAGCACTAGTTGATGCGTTTAAGAATCCTACAAGTATATTGATTATGGCCATAACAACTGGTATAATCTACATAATTATAGGGCTAATAATTGGTGCTCGTAACAATATAGTAGCAGGAAAACGTAAAGAAGCTTTAGGAGAACAAATATCATGGCTAATAATATTTTTAGGCATTGGTCTTGCAGCTCCAGCTTATTTATATGGTCTGGGTTCAATTTTACTATACTCCGGAGGAGCTCTTGCTGTTATAGGTATTATCATGTATCTATATGTTAATGGACCATTTGGAATCATGGACCTTATGGGAATGGTTGGAAATATCCTTTCATTCGCAAGGTTACTTGCTCTTGGTCTTGCAACCGGTGGAATAGCCATGACTGTGAACATTTTTGTCCAGTTGGTAAGTGGAATTCCGTACATTGGAATCATACTTGCAATAGGAATATTTTTAGTTGGACACATCGGTAACGGTGCATTCCAGACTTTCGGAGGTATTATTAACGCTCTCCGTTTACATTATGTTGAATTTTTTGGTCAGTTTTACATTGGCGGAAGTCAAAAATTCCGGGCTTTCCGTACAAAAAGAAAAATTACTAAGTTAGGAGGTAAATAA
- a CDS encoding V-type ATP synthase subunit C, whose amino-acid sequence MADGIISIVAQMGFPSIDPLLGLLALVGLIVGAIVIVVVIRPLLDIFPYAYPNARVRARTGKILTEKQLTEIIESNDLTEVTNYLRGLPDYAKYIDQYPLEKALDTHLADNYETLTKIVPKDIKPIFSVLLQKWDIRNVKSIIAAKEADLSRDETVNLIVPFGELKDSLDKLLDAKNITEIINSLEGTAYAHVLDEALPAYQKTGMLLPLEASLDKFFLENLLTAASNPSDESARALHSYIGTQIDAANLSVILRAKAEGLKYDDIQPYIVSDGYQIREWKLKDLMESESVGNVVSSLDGTEYAQILTDALPEYTKTGSVAPLEAALDEKVRQTAKALSVKIPFGIGPIVGFLNKKEKEIRNLKVITRAKREIGFSNSKIKELLV is encoded by the coding sequence ATGGCAGATGGTATCATATCAATAGTAGCTCAAATGGGTTTTCCCTCTATTGATCCTCTTTTAGGTCTTTTAGCACTGGTAGGGTTAATTGTTGGAGCTATAGTGATAGTGGTAGTCATACGACCATTGTTAGATATTTTTCCATATGCTTACCCTAATGCACGAGTAAGAGCAAGAACAGGAAAAATTCTTACAGAAAAACAATTAACAGAAATTATCGAATCAAATGACTTAACAGAAGTGACAAATTATCTTAGAGGACTTCCAGATTATGCAAAATACATAGATCAGTATCCTCTAGAAAAAGCCCTTGATACGCATCTTGCAGATAATTATGAAACATTAACCAAAATAGTCCCAAAGGATATTAAACCTATTTTTAGTGTTTTACTCCAAAAATGGGATATAAGGAATGTAAAAAGCATAATTGCTGCAAAAGAAGCAGATCTATCCAGAGACGAAACTGTAAATCTTATAGTTCCATTTGGAGAGTTAAAAGACTCACTGGATAAACTTTTAGATGCAAAAAATATTACTGAAATTATCAACAGTCTTGAAGGGACAGCATATGCACATGTTCTTGACGAAGCATTACCTGCATATCAAAAAACAGGCATGCTTTTACCTTTAGAAGCTTCACTTGATAAATTCTTCCTTGAAAACTTATTAACTGCTGCATCAAATCCTTCTGATGAAAGCGCAAGGGCTTTACATTCATATATAGGAACACAAATTGACGCAGCTAACCTAAGTGTTATTTTAAGGGCAAAAGCTGAAGGTCTAAAGTATGACGATATACAACCTTATATTGTTTCAGATGGTTATCAAATTAGGGAATGGAAATTAAAAGACCTGATGGAATCTGAAAGTGTAGGAAATGTTGTAAGCAGCCTGGACGGAACTGAATATGCACAAATTCTTACTGATGCTTTACCAGAATATACCAAAACAGGTTCTGTAGCACCACTGGAAGCAGCTTTAGACGAAAAAGTCAGACAAACTGCAAAAGCATTATCAGTTAAAATACCTTTCGGAATAGGACCAATTGTAGGCTTCTTAAACAAGAAAGAAAAAGAGATACGAAACTTAAAAGTCATAACTCGTGCAAAAAGAGAAATTGGATTCTCTAACTCAAAAATTAAGGAGTTACTAGTATGA
- a CDS encoding V-type proton ATPase subunit E, with product MNSGADKIVSSIISDAQSKADVIIQEAERETALIVEEGEKEAVLEKEKILENANKQSAMKYQQLISEAKMNSRRAELEAREEIIEGAFKRAEDELKKIASTDSDEYKESLKKIIEEASIEIGGGDLILSLKADDVAKVKDAISSLEKNIKGKTGTKTTLEIGENIATIGGAVVKTKNGDIEVNNTIEARMLRFKKALRSEVAKILFK from the coding sequence ATGAACTCTGGGGCAGATAAAATTGTCTCAAGCATAATTTCTGATGCGCAAAGTAAGGCTGATGTTATAATCCAAGAAGCTGAAAGAGAAACTGCTCTTATTGTTGAAGAAGGAGAAAAAGAAGCAGTTTTAGAAAAAGAAAAAATCCTGGAAAATGCCAATAAACAGTCCGCAATGAAATATCAACAGCTCATCTCTGAAGCTAAAATGAACTCCAGAAGAGCAGAGCTTGAGGCAAGAGAAGAAATAATAGAAGGTGCATTTAAACGTGCCGAAGATGAACTAAAGAAAATTGCATCTACTGATAGTGATGAATACAAAGAATCCCTTAAAAAAATCATAGAAGAAGCTTCTATTGAAATTGGTGGGGGAGACTTAATATTATCCTTAAAAGCAGATGACGTTGCCAAAGTCAAGGATGCAATTTCATCACTTGAAAAAAATATTAAAGGAAAAACTGGCACTAAAACAACCTTAGAGATTGGAGAAAACATAGCTACCATTGGGGGAGCTGTTGTAAAAACCAAAAATGGAGATATTGAAGTTAACAATACAATCGAAGCTAGAATGCTGAGGTTCAAAAAAGCTCTACGATCAGAGGTTGCAAAAATATTATTTAAATAA
- a CDS encoding response regulator, giving the protein MSDLEFTKILLVEDNPADIRLFKEAFKESNFQNEFYSVKNSSEANNFLNRQEKYAKVPKPDIILLDINIPPTGGFDVLKKVKTNDHLKLIPVIIISASRNERDMLCAYHYHANAFIVKPSDYNSFIKFSDSLGDFWINWARLPGEMEI; this is encoded by the coding sequence ATGTCTGATCTTGAATTTACTAAAATATTATTAGTTGAGGATAATCCGGCAGATATTCGCCTCTTTAAAGAAGCATTTAAAGAATCAAACTTTCAAAATGAATTTTATTCAGTTAAAAATAGCAGCGAAGCCAATAATTTCTTAAATCGTCAGGAAAAATATGCTAAGGTCCCTAAACCGGATATAATATTGCTTGATATTAATATACCTCCAACTGGAGGTTTTGATGTTTTAAAAAAAGTTAAAACAAATGATCATCTCAAATTAATCCCAGTGATAATCATTTCAGCGTCCCGAAATGAAAGAGATATGTTATGTGCATATCACTATCATGCAAATGCGTTCATTGTCAAACCAAGTGACTATAATTCATTTATCAAGTTTTCTGACTCTCTAGGGGATTTCTGGATTAATTGGGCAAGACTGCCTGGTGAAATGGAAATTTAA
- a CDS encoding V-type ATP synthase subunit F → MKSSIAVIADPDTVTGFKLGGIKTGYPVEDMKEAKTRLEELFKQDFSIIITTEKIGDELRETIDKLTGTSTLPMIIEVPDKTGPAERATDPIRELIKRVIGVEMVK, encoded by the coding sequence ATGAAATCAAGTATAGCAGTGATCGCAGATCCAGACACAGTTACTGGCTTTAAACTCGGAGGTATTAAAACCGGATATCCTGTTGAGGATATGAAAGAAGCCAAAACACGTCTAGAAGAACTTTTCAAACAGGATTTCTCAATTATTATAACCACTGAAAAAATTGGGGATGAGTTAAGAGAAACAATTGATAAACTCACAGGAACAAGCACATTACCTATGATAATCGAAGTACCTGATAAAACAGGGCCAGCTGAAAGGGCCACTGATCCTATTAGGGAACTTATCAAACGAGTAATTGGGGTTGAGATGGTAAAATGA
- a CDS encoding peptidase: protein MMQTKEFLKTIGIENNNLRVSKKRFPDGSQYRFEVPGIQKPGAMAALIDATDKYDVEIHRVTQTKGIMLLTDYEIEQMIDIAQDANVELFLSVGPRATYDTSASAKTKEGMRIGYRLRGYDNLVYAIEDVKRAVDLGVRGIVVYDEGLLWTLGKMRDEGELPKDTHFKVSAHTGHGNPASAKLLQELGADSFNPVRDLQIPMIASIRNAIDISIDLHTENPQSSGGFIRHYEVPDIIKYAAPVYLKTGGAVAGHHGWDTTETQAAERIRQVSLVQDMINRYYDDAVMSGKGASDLAIPK, encoded by the coding sequence GTGATGCAGACTAAAGAGTTTCTTAAAACTATTGGAATAGAAAATAATAATTTGAGAGTATCAAAAAAGAGGTTTCCAGATGGTTCACAGTACAGGTTCGAAGTTCCAGGGATTCAGAAACCCGGCGCAATGGCTGCCCTTATTGACGCTACAGATAAATATGATGTTGAAATCCACAGGGTAACCCAGACTAAAGGGATAATGCTCCTTACAGATTATGAAATAGAACAGATGATAGACATCGCCCAAGATGCAAATGTAGAACTTTTCTTAAGCGTTGGGCCGCGTGCAACCTATGATACAAGTGCATCTGCAAAAACAAAAGAAGGCATGAGAATTGGTTACCGTTTAAGGGGATATGACAACCTTGTATATGCAATAGAAGATGTTAAAAGAGCAGTAGATCTAGGAGTTAGAGGAATCGTAGTTTATGATGAGGGACTTCTCTGGACACTTGGAAAAATGAGGGATGAAGGCGAACTCCCAAAGGATACTCATTTTAAAGTATCTGCCCACACAGGACATGGAAACCCTGCTTCTGCAAAGTTACTGCAAGAACTTGGAGCGGATTCATTTAATCCAGTAAGAGATCTGCAGATACCCATGATCGCATCAATAAGGAATGCAATTGACATTTCTATCGATCTCCATACAGAAAATCCCCAGTCATCAGGTGGATTTATAAGACACTACGAAGTCCCTGATATAATAAAATATGCAGCGCCAGTTTATCTCAAAACAGGTGGAGCAGTAGCTGGACATCATGGATGGGACACAACAGAAACTCAAGCTGCAGAACGTATAAGACAGGTTTCACTTGTTCAAGATATGATAAATAGATATTATGACGATGCAGTAATGTCCGGGAAAGGTGCATCAGACTTAGCAATCCCGAAATAG
- a CDS encoding fumarate hydratase yields MEIVNLIRDAVIEASTTFRKDQFDAYKRAVDMEPNENTSWMLELLIKNAEIANKNKVPLCDDTGIPHVLVEIGENVSLPANFFEDIKLGIEKGLTELPARPMAVRGNGIERIEQSKGLYTDPGKLTPPPFILDKTEADGVNIHVLMLGGGPEIRASTYRVFHKRDNRKVFNEVKTWMKSEVKMLGCTPCIPAVGIGRTHFEASSLMIKSMAYGNLNEQSKIEEEITESINSSKVGALGIGGSVTALGSFVKIGPQRASGVRILSMRPCCCVEPRRSSVFLHSSILE; encoded by the coding sequence ATGGAAATAGTTAATTTAATCAGAGATGCAGTAATTGAAGCAAGTACAACTTTCAGGAAGGATCAGTTTGATGCTTATAAAAGAGCAGTGGACATGGAACCTAATGAAAACACTTCCTGGATGCTCGAATTACTCATAAAAAATGCTGAAATAGCAAATAAAAATAAAGTTCCCCTTTGTGATGATACAGGTATTCCACATGTTTTAGTGGAAATTGGAGAAAATGTGAGCCTACCTGCAAATTTCTTCGAAGATATAAAACTTGGAATAGAAAAAGGCCTTACTGAACTCCCTGCAAGACCTATGGCCGTACGGGGCAATGGTATTGAACGGATAGAGCAGAGCAAAGGACTGTATACTGATCCTGGAAAACTCACCCCTCCACCATTTATACTTGATAAAACTGAAGCAGATGGTGTGAATATTCATGTTTTAATGTTAGGTGGAGGCCCCGAGATTAGGGCAAGCACATATAGAGTTTTCCATAAGAGGGATAATAGAAAAGTATTTAATGAAGTTAAAACATGGATGAAATCAGAGGTCAAAATGCTTGGGTGCACACCATGCATCCCCGCTGTAGGCATTGGTAGAACTCATTTTGAAGCTTCGTCATTGATGATAAAATCAATGGCATACGGAAATTTAAACGAACAATCCAAAATAGAAGAGGAAATAACAGAATCCATAAATAGTTCTAAAGTAGGGGCACTTGGAATTGGCGGTTCTGTAACTGCACTCGGATCTTTTGTTAAAATAGGTCCACAAAGGGCAAGCGGTGTTAGAATTTTATCTATGAGGCCCTGCTGCTGCGTGGAACCACGGAGATCGTCAGTATTCCTCCATTCCTCAATTCTGGAGTGA
- a CDS encoding V-type ATP synthase subunit K (produces ATP from ADP in the presence of a proton gradient across the membrane; the K subunit is a nonenzymatic component which binds the dimeric form by interacting with the G and E subunits), whose amino-acid sequence MVVEIGSALVAIGAGVAIGFAGLGSGLGQGIAAAGGVGAVAEDKGMFAQGLIFSVLAETQAIYGLLIAILLMLGAGLIGGGTKNVSVAMGLAAVGAGAAIGFAGLGSGIGQGITGASSVGAVVEDKDMFAQGLIFAVLSETQAIYGLLIAILIMLGASLLG is encoded by the coding sequence ATGGTAGTAGAAATAGGTAGCGCACTCGTAGCAATAGGTGCTGGAGTAGCTATAGGTTTTGCTGGATTAGGATCAGGTTTAGGACAAGGTATTGCAGCTGCAGGAGGTGTAGGTGCTGTAGCAGAAGATAAGGGTATGTTTGCTCAAGGGCTTATCTTTTCAGTACTGGCAGAGACTCAGGCTATATACGGTCTTTTAATTGCTATACTATTAATGTTAGGTGCCGGATTAATTGGTGGAGGCACAAAAAATGTCAGCGTTGCTATGGGATTAGCAGCAGTAGGTGCAGGTGCAGCTATTGGATTTGCTGGCCTTGGTTCTGGTATCGGTCAGGGTATCACTGGAGCATCATCTGTAGGTGCAGTAGTAGAAGACAAAGATATGTTTGCTCAGGGCCTTATCTTCGCAGTATTATCAGAGACTCAGGCTATATACGGTCTTTTAATTGCTATATTGATAATGTTAGGTGCTTCCTTACTAGGTTAA
- a CDS encoding citryl-CoA lyase, with amino-acid sequence MAIGRETIENLLKLGNPKWKTSITSVEPNKLKTRGYPQEDLIGNISFPEMVYLLIKGELPPESESKMFEAVLTSFCDHSVTPPSTQAARIIASTGSPMHACVSGGLLAFGKHHAGAIENAMKTLQEGVKRSHGDIEATAREMVDEFLESGDKIPGFGHRYHNEDPRARKLIELAKEYGCSGIHTELALTIQSILLEEKGIRMNIDGANAGILSDMGFDWTIGTGIFMIGRLPALVAHIYEEQTREAPFRKLFDTEEIYYDGIDERRIIKEDEK; translated from the coding sequence ATGGCAATTGGAAGAGAAACAATAGAAAACCTACTTAAACTTGGTAATCCCAAATGGAAGACCAGCATAACAAGCGTTGAACCAAATAAACTTAAAACTAGAGGATACCCACAGGAGGACCTTATAGGAAATATATCTTTTCCTGAAATGGTTTATTTGCTCATAAAAGGAGAATTACCACCCGAAAGTGAATCAAAAATGTTTGAGGCAGTCTTAACTTCCTTTTGTGATCATAGTGTAACACCCCCAAGTACTCAGGCTGCAAGAATTATTGCATCTACAGGATCTCCAATGCACGCCTGTGTTTCAGGTGGGCTTTTGGCCTTTGGGAAACACCATGCAGGAGCCATAGAGAATGCCATGAAAACACTTCAAGAAGGCGTTAAACGATCACATGGAGACATAGAAGCAACTGCCAGAGAAATGGTAGATGAATTTTTAGAAAGTGGAGATAAAATACCTGGTTTCGGCCACAGATACCACAATGAAGATCCAAGGGCTCGCAAACTTATAGAACTTGCCAAAGAATACGGATGTTCAGGAATACACACTGAGCTTGCACTTACAATTCAAAGTATTCTTTTAGAAGAAAAAGGAATTAGAATGAATATCGACGGGGCCAATGCAGGCATATTGTCAGATATGGGTTTCGATTGGACTATTGGGACTGGAATATTCATGATTGGGAGACTTCCCGCCCTTGTTGCACATATATATGAAGAACAAACCAGAGAAGCTCCTTTCAGAAAATTATTCGACACAGAAGAGATTTACTATGACGGCATTGATGAACGCAGGATAATAAAAGAGGATGAAAAGTAA
- a CDS encoding tRNA(Ile)(2)-agmatinylcytidine synthase, translated as MFIGIDDTDSKDGMCTTFICSVIIDELKHFGFNILGYPRLIRLNPFARFRTRGNGGLSFRLSVESEEDIKKVKEIVLKKVEELSELQDERTNPGVVFYQGEITAELRSYSMRVIRNIITIEEAEEFANKIGAEIFKFKKGRGIIGALAAIGCPDTDKTYELLAYRVPQNYGKERRIDHESVCQMNKATYPETFDNLDIDNCYVAIEPHTPCPILYGIRGESPDAVLNAGKMVKVYEEIAEARVFETNQHTDMHLIQINKISDMEKLKCYIIEGTVKDFPYTREGGHVIFTLKDASGEIPCAAYEPTKEFRDIVRELAPGDKVRVYGGIGEKGTLNIEKFEILEIAKIYETKNPLCECGKRMKSAGNGKGYKCPKCGTKLRDGTKDTIEVKRNIKKGFYEVPPSARRHLSKPLVRMI; from the coding sequence ATGTTTATTGGTATAGATGATACAGACTCCAAAGATGGAATGTGCACCACTTTTATATGTAGTGTTATAATTGATGAACTTAAACATTTTGGTTTTAACATCCTTGGCTATCCTCGTTTAATACGTTTAAATCCGTTTGCAAGGTTTAGAACGCGTGGAAATGGGGGTTTATCATTCAGGTTAAGTGTTGAATCAGAAGAAGATATTAAAAAAGTTAAGGAAATAGTTTTAAAAAAGGTAGAAGAACTCTCAGAACTTCAAGATGAAAGAACCAATCCAGGCGTAGTATTTTATCAAGGTGAAATCACTGCCGAGCTTCGATCTTATTCCATGAGAGTCATAAGGAATATAATAACTATTGAAGAAGCTGAAGAATTTGCAAACAAAATAGGTGCTGAAATTTTCAAATTTAAAAAAGGCAGAGGTATAATTGGTGCGCTTGCAGCTATAGGATGCCCCGATACAGATAAAACCTATGAATTACTTGCCTATAGAGTGCCTCAAAATTATGGAAAAGAAAGACGGATCGATCATGAATCTGTTTGTCAGATGAACAAAGCAACTTACCCTGAGACTTTCGATAATTTAGATATTGACAACTGCTATGTTGCAATTGAACCTCATACACCCTGCCCTATCTTATATGGAATACGCGGCGAAAGCCCAGATGCTGTCTTAAATGCAGGCAAAATGGTAAAAGTTTATGAAGAAATTGCAGAAGCCAGAGTATTTGAAACAAACCAGCATACAGATATGCATCTTATACAAATCAATAAAATTTCCGACATGGAGAAGCTCAAATGCTACATCATAGAAGGAACTGTTAAAGACTTCCCTTACACTAGAGAAGGGGGCCATGTTATATTTACTTTAAAAGATGCATCTGGCGAAATTCCATGTGCTGCCTATGAGCCCACCAAAGAGTTTAGAGATATTGTACGGGAATTAGCCCCTGGCGATAAAGTAAGGGTATACGGCGGAATTGGAGAGAAAGGAACATTGAACATAGAAAAGTTCGAGATTCTAGAAATTGCAAAGATTTATGAAACTAAAAACCCCCTTTGTGAATGTGGAAAACGTATGAAATCTGCAGGAAATGGAAAAGGTTATAAATGCCCTAAATGCGGTACGAAATTAAGGGACGGTACTAAAGATACCATTGAAGTAAAAAGGAATATTAAAAAAGGATTCTATGAAGTACCTCCTTCTGCAAGGAGACATTTAAGTAAACCGCTTGTAAGAATGATATAA
- a CDS encoding MmgE/PrpD family protein, with product MITGKFTDFITGTHRKKVPKQAIDQAKLCFLDFLGVTLRGSKTRSSIAINNIVKEGSESTIIGHKKANILDSALANGIAAHCLDLDDGHRFAQMHPGACVIPAALSTCEASNKNGKEFIKSIIAGYEVAISLGILVNPEHRNKGFHSTGTCGTFGAAAAACYALNLDKKETLNALGLAGTQAAGLLESGHSGSMGKHLHAGKAAQSGVLSALLAKEGFTGASSIIDGKEGFISSMVNCGIKNKKLEIGNFHIQDVYFKKYPVCRHLHSTIDATFCILNKNSIKTDDIQKIIVKTYKIAANHDNYDPKTKEAIRQSLPVSLAIAVRNGNLSLDDLKTDDEIAKISSKIVTECDENLDESYPYKRSSNVIIQTEDHSYSECVDLPKGEPENQFTLNELMDKFIELNPEISADILEIIDDLENYNMKELMMVLDNEFKMTK from the coding sequence ATGATAACCGGAAAATTTACAGATTTTATTACTGGAACTCACCGTAAAAAAGTCCCTAAACAAGCCATAGATCAGGCAAAACTCTGTTTTTTAGACTTTTTAGGGGTAACCCTCAGGGGATCTAAAACCAGAAGCTCAATTGCAATAAATAATATTGTAAAAGAAGGCAGTGAATCAACTATCATTGGCCATAAAAAAGCCAATATTCTTGATTCTGCTCTTGCAAATGGGATAGCTGCACACTGCCTTGATTTAGATGACGGACACAGATTTGCCCAGATGCACCCAGGAGCCTGTGTTATACCTGCAGCATTGTCAACATGTGAAGCCTCTAACAAAAATGGAAAAGAATTTATAAAATCAATCATTGCAGGTTATGAAGTTGCAATCTCCCTTGGAATTCTTGTAAACCCCGAACATAGAAATAAAGGATTTCACAGTACCGGGACCTGTGGAACGTTTGGAGCTGCGGCTGCTGCATGCTACGCACTAAACCTTGACAAAAAAGAGACATTAAATGCCCTTGGACTTGCAGGAACTCAGGCAGCCGGTCTTTTAGAATCAGGCCATTCTGGATCAATGGGAAAACATCTGCATGCAGGGAAAGCTGCACAATCCGGTGTTTTATCAGCGCTTCTTGCAAAAGAGGGATTTACCGGCGCTTCCTCAATCATCGATGGAAAAGAAGGGTTTATATCCTCAATGGTAAATTGTGGTATTAAGAATAAGAAACTGGAAATAGGAAATTTCCATATTCAGGATGTATATTTCAAAAAATACCCAGTATGCAGACATTTACATTCTACAATTGATGCCACTTTCTGTATTTTAAATAAAAACAGTATCAAAACAGATGATATACAAAAAATAATCGTTAAGACATATAAAATTGCTGCAAACCATGATAATTATGATCCAAAAACAAAAGAAGCTATAAGGCAAAGTTTACCTGTAAGTCTTGCAATAGCAGTGCGAAATGGAAATTTAAGTCTTGATGACTTGAAAACAGATGATGAAATAGCAAAAATTTCCAGTAAAATTGTCACTGAATGTGATGAGAATCTGGATGAATCATACCCTTATAAAAGATCATCAAACGTAATAATCCAAACTGAAGATCACTCCTACAGTGAATGTGTTGATTTACCAAAAGGAGAACCAGAAAACCAGTTTACCTTGAATGAATTAATGGACAAATTCATCGAGTTGAATCCAGAAATATCTGCTGATATCTTAGAAATAATAGATGATTTAGAAAATTATAACATGAAAGAATTGATGATGGTACTGGATAATGAATTTAAAATGACTAAATAA
- the ahaH gene encoding ATP synthase archaeal subunit H has product MMSISEAITTIKKAENDADKLIEDAKQRSSKMKEEAKEKAEVLIKKAKDEAHEETGDIIFKAEDEAKKETLQISKEADEKINKTKNQAAGKVDEAVDVIVKNIL; this is encoded by the coding sequence ATGATGTCGATATCTGAAGCTATTACGACAATTAAAAAGGCAGAAAATGATGCCGATAAACTAATAGAGGATGCAAAGCAAAGATCCTCTAAAATGAAAGAAGAAGCGAAAGAAAAAGCAGAGGTGCTTATTAAAAAAGCTAAAGACGAAGCTCATGAAGAAACTGGTGATATAATCTTTAAAGCAGAAGATGAAGCTAAAAAAGAAACTCTCCAAATATCAAAAGAAGCTGACGAGAAAATAAATAAAACTAAAAATCAGGCTGCAGGTAAAGTTGATGAAGCTGTAGACGTTATAGTTAAAAATATACTATAG